In the Treponema maltophilum ATCC 51939 genome, TATTACAGAATGTTTCCTCCTGCGGATTATAGCCGTCCGTTACAGACCCGATGACCACACGCTGTCCGGCATACTTCTTCGGGGTTTTCAGCTTAGGCCAGTGCTTCACATCAAGGAAAGTGCCCCACGCTTCGGTATGTCCTGTAAAGCGCTTCATGAATGATGCATAGCAATATTTGCAGGCATGAGTACACCCTACATAAGGGTTGACCGAATATCCGCCTACCGGCAGGCCGGATTTGGTCATAATATTCTTGGTATCAACGTTTCCGATAAGGATGCCGTTTATTTCCGCTTGTGCCATGTTTTCTGCGCCTCCAATACTCTATTAAATTCTTCAGGCATTTCCTGAATCATTTTTTCCTCACCTATGATAGGGACAAGATCTTCTTTCATAAAAACCGGAATACCAAGTGTATGTGCCTGATCTGTCAGAGAGTATGCCCAATCCGGCTCCGTATGAACCTTTTTGCTTTGCGCTCCGGTCATCGTACCGACTACGATCCAGCCGATATCTGTCAGATTAACCTTTCCGGGATCGTCAAACAGCGGCTCAAAGGTGACATGATAGTGTTTTGCCCGGATATTCTTTCGCAGGACATCGATCCGCCACAGTTCGGATTTCCGTGTGATCGTAACGCCAAACCATGCGTTTTCAAGGTCGGTATCGAAATCCAGCAAGTCGGGCCGCTTGGTCAAAAAGAGAAACCGGTGTTGCCGATTTTTACGGATATTGTCAAAAACCTCCTCCCGCCATTCCTCTTTCCACCCTGACAAATCGCTCATACCCGTCAGGAGAAAATTATGCGGACGCTGTTTTTCCATTATCTTGAGTTTGCCGCGAAAGAACTCCGGATATGCAAAGTCGTCAATTATGTGCCACCGCTTTACATTGTTTCGTGCATAGCAATAAGCACAGCCTACTGTGCAGCCGATGACCAGATTTATATTTTGGATTTGATCCTTTATGCAAATACTCATGTTCCCTGCCGTGCCTCCAGGTTTTTTCTGATACGTTCAAGGTAATGCTCAAACTGAGTGACTTCTTTATCTGAAAAACCTTCGTAGTAAATTGCGCTCATCTTTTCGGATACGGCATCATACTCGCTTTTTAAGGAGCGGGATTTTTCGGTCAGATACAGGAGCGTTTTTCGCTTATCCGTTTCAGCCTGCACACGGCTTATAAGCCCGTGATTTTCCATTCGTTCCAGCATCGTAGTAAGCGAGGTGATAGCCAATCCGCATTTCTCCGAAAGCGACTTGATTGGAATCCCGTCCTTCTGCCACAGTACATAGAGAATTCGACCTTGCGCGCCGTTGAACGCGTCAATATTCTTTTCGCCGAGAATCTTTTCAAAAATTCGATCTCCGAGCTGTTTAATCTTCGTTACAAGAAAGCCGCCGTTCGTTTTCATATAAACTCTCCTATATAGTAGCAATTAGATACTACCATATAGGAGATTCTATTGTCAACGGATTAACTTTTCAGGATAAATTCGTTAACGTGTCCGATTCATTACGGTTTTTTAATATTTATTAAAAACTGTAGTATTATTTCAAAAAATATAGTATATTCATGCACATGGAATCTTTGGAAAATATTGTCGAATACTATGATGAATTATATCCCGTTTCGGACGGGCAAAAAAGCTTTTTCGGTACACTTTTACGGCACTATGAAGCGCCCGCACGGCTTTTACGTATAAACTGTGCGTCCGGCGCTTTTGAGCATGCGCTTGCCCGCGACGGTTACGATGTGACGGGTACGGATGCTTCGCGGGATTTTATCGATACGGCCGTGCGCCGCAAACGGATCCCGAATGCCGACGTGCGCTTTTTTCAAATGACGCCTTCGGAAATAGGCAGATTTTTGGCAAAAAGTTTTTATCAGTGTTTATACATGCTCGAAGACGCGCTGTATTTTATCGGCGATAAGATTTTATTCCGCAAATTCTTTTTCGATTGTCGGAAGCTGCTTGCGCCCGGCGGTTCCTTAGTACTGCATATGCCGGGATTTCCGCAGGTGCGCGAAAGCATACGCGTAAAACTGCTTTCCGTCTTAAAAAAGGACGATGACGGCACGCTTTTGCTTTCGCAGCACTTGGAGCGTGAAGGCGAAAAGTTTATCCCCGTGCGCACCGATGTGCCGGTGTATATGCCGCCCGCGGACGAAACGGAACGTTTCGCAAAAGAAGCGGGATTCGATTCGGTCGATTTTTATACGGATTGGGAAGGCGAGCGCTGCGGTGCCGATAAGGCCGCCGTGTGGGTGCTTAAGTAAGACGAGGCCGTGCCGTTTCGCAGGCTTTGAATCAGTCGGTTAGGCGCCAGCGTCCTTCCGTATGTTTAAAACGCGAAGAGGGGATTTCCAGCACGCGCCCGTCTTCTCCGGACATTTTTATCATACCGGTAATAGGGTTCGATTCGCTTATGCGGAAGTTCGTATTGTCGTAAAAAATCTGCAAACCTTCTCCCGGCATTTTTTTGCGCGCTTCGGCGTACCAATCGTATTCGTAAGACAGGCAGCACAAAAGCCGCCCGCATTGACCGGATATTTTCATGGAATTAAGCGAAAGGCCTTGTTCTTTTGCCATGCGGATCGAAACGGGGCGCAATTTATCGGAAACCGAATGACAACAATACGGGCGCCCGCACACTCCCAAGCCGCCGGTTAAACGCGATTCGTCGCGCACACCTATTTGACGCAGTTCTATGCGGATTTTAAACACCGAAACCAAATCTTTAACCAGTTCGCGGAAATCCACGCGATTATCGGAGCTGAAAAAGAACAGCACTTTTTGTTCGTCGAAAAGGTAATGAACGCCGAGCGGTTTCATGTCGAGCTTATGCGCCGCCGTTTTTTCTTTAAAGATGCGCAGGGCTTCTTTTTCCTTTTTACGTAAATCGGCGGCACGGCTTAAATCTTCCGGCGAAGCTTTGCATTCCGCTTCGACAATATCCTGTGCTCGGATCCCGATCGGTTTTTTTACAATTCCGAGCACCTTTGCCAAATCTTTTCCGTAGCGGGTCGACACGGCAATAAAGTCGCCGGCTGCCAAAGTGCAGTCTTGCGGCGCAGTTGCGTATAAACTTTCACCCGAATAATCCAGCGCGAGTTTATACAAAGGAGAAGGAAAAACAAAGTTGCCGGCATCGCCCTGAATGTCCTGCCGCGCATCGGAATCTTCCAGCGCCAAAAGGTCTTCTTCGCTGCTCGGTTTTTCTATATCTTCATCAAACATGACGTTTCCTTAATTTGTAAAATTCCGGATTCAGGATAAAAAATCCACCAAAAGGCCGTTTATTTCTTCGATCTTGGCAAGAATTTTCAGCTGATCCGCTTGGTTGTACAGAATATCGGCGGCAAGCTCGTCCAGCTTCGCGTTTATCGTTTGCACGGTTACAAGCTGCTGCCTTTTGGTTCCTTTCCGCCGTTCGCGCACTTCCAGTTCATATGCATTTTGCACAACGAACTTCATAAAACGCGAAAGCTGTTTTTTATATCTTATAAAGGTATCGGTAAAAGGATTTTTTTTCAACTCGTCGCCGGCCGCATAGACGGCATCCACCAATTCGGTAAGCCGCTCGTCGAACGACAAACCCGCCTTTCCCCGCACGTTTTGATTTTCCCGAACTTCGCTTTCGGTTTCAAATTCCGTTTCGAGCGCGGCTTCTTTTTCGGTTTCTTTAAGCAGGGTACCGAAAACCGAACCGGCGTTTTTGCCCTTTGCCGACGTTCGTTCGTCTTTAACCTTTTTGCGCGGCTGTGCGTCCGGAACGTTGAAAAACGGCGATATATGCATCGGGTCCACTGCGGCCATTAAAAAGCGCTCCGTGTTTCGGCAAAGGCTTTTTCGCGGATGGCTTTTTTGTCTTGCCATAAACTTTTTGCCCCGTTAAAGGCGTTTTCGTCGTCAAGGACAATGCACTGTCCCTGCACAAAAACATTTTCTTCAACCGATATTTTTTTTGTAACGATGTCGCCGCGAACCGAAGCCGTAGAAAAAAGCTGAACGCCTTCCGGCGCGACAATATCGCCTTCGACAATGCCGTTTATAACCGCGGCAAGAGCCGTTATATTGCCCCGTACGCGCGCGTTTTTCCCGATGATGATTTTGCCGGAAGTATCTATATTCCCGTCTATATCGCCGTCGAGCCGGATAAAGCCTTCCAAGTGCATGTCGCCCTTGATAAAAGTGCCCGGAGCAATGAGCGTATTTACGGAAATATCATCATACTGTGAACTCATGGAAAACTCCCGTTGTGCCGGCGGGATTAATTTTTAAGCTTAATGTTAACGTATTTTGCCGGATCCACAACATCCGAACCGATGTGCACTTCGTAGTGCAAGTGCGGTCCGGTCGAAACGCCCGAATTTCCTATCGTTCCGATTACTTCGCCTTGAGAAACAAACTGTCCCGTTTTTACGCGGACGGACTGCATGTGGGCGTACCGTGTGTAATATCCGTATTTATGCTGAATAATAACGTAGTTGCCGAAAGAAGCGTCGTAAGTAACCGTAACGACTTGTCCGTTTGCCGTTGAAATAACCGGATCGCCGGAACGGTAGGTCGAAATATCAAGCCCTTTATGAATATACCACTGGCCGGTAATCGGATGGAGCGCTTGACCGAACGGCATCGAAAAATGTCCCAAACCGCCTTTAATCGGCCAAATGTTCGGCGTATCGGAAAACATCGCGCCCTGCGTTTGAAGCATTTTGCCGATTTGTTCTATGGGCTGAATGGTATTTTCAAGATAATCCGAAAGCTCGCGTACGTCGGCGCTTTCTTTTACCGAACCGCGCGCAATTTCACGCATGCCGAACAGAGACGACAAGTCGCTGTTTTGATTCGAATTGCGCGTAACCGCCGTCTGATTTATACCGATAAGCGAAAGCGCCCGGCTCAGCGTGTTTTGAAAGCGTTCGGCGGTTTGCAAAAGGTTGTTGTTTTCGTCGCGCAGTTCGTCCAAGCTTGCAAGCGTTTTGCGGTTTTCGTCTTGGAGCCGTGCTATTTCGGCCGCTGAAGTTGCCGTGCGGCGGTTAAAGTAAAAGAATGAAACGAGAATGCCGAAAAACAGCAAGGTTCCCGCGCCTAAAGAAAAGATGTTTGTTCTGAAATTGATAACCTTGCTTTGCGAATGCGGAACGATCATAATCGTCAGTTTGCGGTCGCAGAATTTAAAGGCCGAAACGAAAAACGCGGCAACTTTACGGAATACGCCCCCGAAAAACACCATTATCGAATGGACGAGGCTTTTTTCCAATCTTTTATATGTACGGATCCGTGCCACACTTTTCTCCACAATATATACGATACTTCAGTATATCATCAGAAAACAATCATGTCAAATATAAATATTTGTTGACGATACACAATTCCTATGTTATTCTTATCGGTAGAGATGCGGGAATTCTTGATGCCCGCGCTTCTCCGGGATCCGTGTTGTCCCGTATTATCTTTTTTGGAAGAAAGCCATGCAGTTTTTTGATACTCATGCCCACATCGGGCTTATTTACGAAGATCCCATTGAACAGTTGCGCGTCGTTCAGGAAGCGAAGCAAGCCCAAGTTACGCGGATCGTAAGCATTTGCAACAGTTTGCATGATTTTTCCCTTGTGTACGGCAACTTGAAGTCCGTATCCGGAGTGTATCATGCAGTCGGAGTCGCTCCTTCGGAGGTGAACAATCCGGGCCGCGATTGGCTTAAAACCGTAGAAGAAAGCCTGAAACTGCCGAACGTCGTCGCCCTCGGTGAAACGGGTTTGGATTATTTCCGTAAATTCGGCGACAAGCGTTCGCAGATAGAATTGTTCATTACGCAGCTGGAGCTTGCCGAAAAGATGAATATGCCGGTCATTATCCATAACCGCGATGCGGGAAAAGACGTGCTCGATATTTTATCGGAACGCATTCCTTCGGCCGGCGGCGTTTTGCATTGTTATTCCGAAAACGCCGAGTATGCAAAAAAAGCGCTCGACATGAATTTATATTTTTCGTTTGCCGGCAACCTTACGTACCGCAATGCGCGCAACCTGCACGAAACGGTGCTGGCTTTGCCGCTTGACCGTATTCTGATAGAATCGGAAAGCCCCTTTATGGTTCCCGCGCAATACCGCGGCAAGCGCAATATGCCTTCGTACATACCGTCTACGGTGCGCTTTTTGGCTGAAATGCTCGAAACCGACATGGAAGCGCTTGCCGCTCAATTGTGGAAAAACAGCTGCGCTTTTTTCCGTTTGCCCGAGTAACGCCGATTTTCGGTTTTTATGCAGTCTTTGTACCGTCCCGTCGATATAGGTTCGCTGCGCATTGCGGGCAATTTGTTTCTTGCGCCCGTCGCCGGCTATTCCGACCGCGCTTTTCGCAGCGTGTGCCGGCTCGGCGGCGCCGATTTTGCTTACACGGAAATGGTGTCCGCCGAAGCGTTGGTGCGCGGTTCCGATAAAACCGAAGCGATTATGAAGCGCGCGCCGAACGAAAGCTCTTATGCGGTGCAGATCTTCGGCGGCGATGCGGCGGTTGTCGCTCAGGCCGCGCGCCTTGTGTACGAACGCGTAAAGCCCGAACTTATCGACATAAACGCGGGCTGCCCCGTGCCTAAAATCATTAAAAGCGGGGCGGGCTCTTTTTTAACCCGGTATCCCGAAAAGCTCTACGAAATCGTGCGCGCGGCCGTTGAAGCGGTGCCGATTCCCGTAACGGTAAAAATACGTTCCGGCTGGGACGCCGAACATTTAACGTGGCACGAAGCTTCTTGCGCCGCCTGTGAGGCCGGAGCGGCCGCTTTAACCGTTCACGGCCGCACGCGCGCGCAGGGCTATGAGGGCAAGGCGGACAAAAGCGTTATCGCATCCTGCGTTCGTCTTTTGGAAGGAAAAATTCCCGTGTTCGCTTCCGGCGATATATTCAGCCCCGAAGACGCGCGTGCGGCTTTTGAGCAAACGGGCTGCGCGGCTGTCATGTTTGCGCGCGGCGCCATGGGCCATCCTTTTATATTCCGCCAAACCCGCGATTTTTTGCAAACGGGTTCTTATGAGCCGGTGCCGCTGCAAGAGCGCTTAAAGGCCGCTTTTTCCGAATTGGAACTTTTATGCGCCGACAAAGGCGAAGACGTTGCCTGCCGCGA is a window encoding:
- a CDS encoding radical SAM mobile pair system MarR family transcriptional regulator → MKTNGGFLVTKIKQLGDRIFEKILGEKNIDAFNGAQGRILYVLWQKDGIPIKSLSEKCGLAITSLTTMLERMENHGLISRVQAETDKRKTLLYLTEKSRSLKSEYDAVSEKMSAIYYEGFSDKEVTQFEHYLERIRKNLEARQGT
- a CDS encoding radical SAM mobile pair protein A → MSICIKDQIQNINLVIGCTVGCAYCYARNNVKRWHIIDDFAYPEFFRGKLKIMEKQRPHNFLLTGMSDLSGWKEEWREEVFDNIRKNRQHRFLFLTKRPDLLDFDTDLENAWFGVTITRKSELWRIDVLRKNIRAKHYHVTFEPLFDDPGKVNLTDIGWIVVGTMTGAQSKKVHTEPDWAYSLTDQAHTLGIPVFMKEDLVPIIGEEKMIQEMPEEFNRVLEAQKTWHKRK
- a CDS encoding bactofilin family protein, yielding MSSQYDDISVNTLIAPGTFIKGDMHLEGFIRLDGDIDGNIDTSGKIIIGKNARVRGNITALAAVINGIVEGDIVAPEGVQLFSTASVRGDIVTKKISVEENVFVQGQCIVLDDENAFNGAKSLWQDKKAIREKAFAETRSAF
- a CDS encoding M23 family metallopeptidase, which encodes MARIRTYKRLEKSLVHSIMVFFGGVFRKVAAFFVSAFKFCDRKLTIMIVPHSQSKVINFRTNIFSLGAGTLLFFGILVSFFYFNRRTATSAAEIARLQDENRKTLASLDELRDENNNLLQTAERFQNTLSRALSLIGINQTAVTRNSNQNSDLSSLFGMREIARGSVKESADVRELSDYLENTIQPIEQIGKMLQTQGAMFSDTPNIWPIKGGLGHFSMPFGQALHPITGQWYIHKGLDISTYRSGDPVISTANGQVVTVTYDASFGNYVIIQHKYGYYTRYAHMQSVRVKTGQFVSQGEVIGTIGNSGVSTGPHLHYEVHIGSDVVDPAKYVNIKLKN
- a CDS encoding PSP1 domain-containing protein yields the protein MFDEDIEKPSSEEDLLALEDSDARQDIQGDAGNFVFPSPLYKLALDYSGESLYATAPQDCTLAAGDFIAVSTRYGKDLAKVLGIVKKPIGIRAQDIVEAECKASPEDLSRAADLRKKEKEALRIFKEKTAAHKLDMKPLGVHYLFDEQKVLFFFSSDNRVDFRELVKDLVSVFKIRIELRQIGVRDESRLTGGLGVCGRPYCCHSVSDKLRPVSIRMAKEQGLSLNSMKISGQCGRLLCCLSYEYDWYAEARKKMPGEGLQIFYDNTNFRISESNPITGMIKMSGEDGRVLEIPSSRFKHTEGRWRLTD
- a CDS encoding class I SAM-dependent methyltransferase, yielding MHMESLENIVEYYDELYPVSDGQKSFFGTLLRHYEAPARLLRINCASGAFEHALARDGYDVTGTDASRDFIDTAVRRKRIPNADVRFFQMTPSEIGRFLAKSFYQCLYMLEDALYFIGDKILFRKFFFDCRKLLAPGGSLVLHMPGFPQVRESIRVKLLSVLKKDDDGTLLLSQHLEREGEKFIPVRTDVPVYMPPADETERFAKEAGFDSVDFYTDWEGERCGADKAAVWVLK
- the dusB gene encoding tRNA dihydrouridine synthase DusB, yielding MQSLYRPVDIGSLRIAGNLFLAPVAGYSDRAFRSVCRLGGADFAYTEMVSAEALVRGSDKTEAIMKRAPNESSYAVQIFGGDAAVVAQAARLVYERVKPELIDINAGCPVPKIIKSGAGSFLTRYPEKLYEIVRAAVEAVPIPVTVKIRSGWDAEHLTWHEASCAACEAGAAALTVHGRTRAQGYEGKADKSVIASCVRLLEGKIPVFASGDIFSPEDARAAFEQTGCAAVMFARGAMGHPFIFRQTRDFLQTGSYEPVPLQERLKAAFSELELLCADKGEDVACREMRKRFCAYIKGFEGSAQYRKQVVSAQTADDYREIFQALIVKTE
- a CDS encoding TatD family hydrolase, with amino-acid sequence MQFFDTHAHIGLIYEDPIEQLRVVQEAKQAQVTRIVSICNSLHDFSLVYGNLKSVSGVYHAVGVAPSEVNNPGRDWLKTVEESLKLPNVVALGETGLDYFRKFGDKRSQIELFITQLELAEKMNMPVIIHNRDAGKDVLDILSERIPSAGGVLHCYSENAEYAKKALDMNLYFSFAGNLTYRNARNLHETVLALPLDRILIESESPFMVPAQYRGKRNMPSYIPSTVRFLAEMLETDMEALAAQLWKNSCAFFRLPE
- a CDS encoding YaaR family protein, which codes for MARQKSHPRKSLCRNTERFLMAAVDPMHISPFFNVPDAQPRKKVKDERTSAKGKNAGSVFGTLLKETEKEAALETEFETESEVRENQNVRGKAGLSFDERLTELVDAVYAAGDELKKNPFTDTFIRYKKQLSRFMKFVVQNAYELEVRERRKGTKRQQLVTVQTINAKLDELAADILYNQADQLKILAKIEEINGLLVDFLS